A section of the Saccopteryx leptura isolate mSacLep1 chromosome 4, mSacLep1_pri_phased_curated, whole genome shotgun sequence genome encodes:
- the CDIP1 gene encoding cell death-inducing p53-target protein 1, which translates to MSSDPPPPYPGGPTAPLLEKSGAPPTPGRTSPAVMQPPPGMPLPPADIGPPPYEPPGHPVPQPGFIPPHVNADGAFMPPGFYPPPGPHPPMGYYPPGPYPPGPYPGPGGHTATVLVPSGAATTVTVLQGEIFEGAPVQTVCPHCQQAITTKISYEIGLMNFVLGFFCCFMGCDLGCCLIPCLINDFKDVTHTCPSCKAYIYTYKRLC; encoded by the exons ATGTCTAGTGACCCGCCCCCTCCTTATCCTGGAGGCCCCACAGCCCCACTTCTGGAGAAGAGTGGAGCCCCGCCCACACCAG GCCGAACCTCCCCTGCTGTGATGCAGCCCCCACCAGGCATGCCACTGCCCCCTGCAGACATTGGCCCCCCACCCTATGAGCCACCAGGTCATCCAGTGCCCCAACCTGGCTTCATCCCTCCACATGTGAATGCAGATGGCGCCTTCATGCCTCCAG GTTTCTACCCTCCGCCAGGCCCCCATCCACCCATGGGCTACTATCCACCTGGGCCCTACCCACCAGGGCCCTACCCTGGCCCTGGGGGTCACACAGCCACGGTCCTGGTACCTTCAGGGGCTGCCACCACAGTGACAGTGCTGCAGGGTGAGATCTTTGAGGGCGCACCCGTGCAGACCGTGTGTCCCCACTGCCAGCAGGCCATCACCACCAAGATCTCCTATGAGATTGGCCTGATGAACTTCGTGCTGGGCTTCTTTTGCTGCTTCATGGG GTGTGATCTGGGCTGCTGCTTGATACCCTGCCTCATCAATGACTTCAAGGATGTGACGCACACATGCCCCAGCTGCAAAGCCTACATCTACACCTACAAGCGCCTGTGCTAA
- the HMOX2 gene encoding heme oxygenase 2 isoform X2, with amino-acid sequence MADLSELLKEGTKEAHDRAENTQFVKDFLKGNIRKELFKLATTALYFTYSALEEEMDRNKDHPAFAPLYFPMELHRKEALTKDMEYFFGEDWQEQVRCSDATQKYVERIHYVGQNEPELLVAHAYTRYMGDLSGGQVLRKVAQRVLKLPSTGEGTQFYLFENVDNAQQFKQFYRARMNALDLNLKTKEKIVEEANKAFEYNMQIFNELDQAGSLLAKETLEDGLPVHNGKGDVRKCPYYTAEQDKGALEGSSCPFHTAVAMLSKPSLQFILAVSVALAAGLLAWYYM; translated from the exons ATGGCGGACCTCTCTGAGCTCCTGAAAGAAGGGACCAAGGAAGCTCATGACCGGGCAGAAAACACCCAGTTTGTCAAGGACTTCTTGAAAGGAAACATCAGGAAGGAGCTGTTTAAG CTGGCCACTACTGCACTTTACTTCACATACTCAGCCCTCGAGGAAGAAATGGACCGTAACAAGGACCATCCAGCCTTTGCCCCCTTGTACTTCCCCATGGAGCTGCACCGGAAGGAGGCACTGACCAAGGACATGGAATATTTCTTTGGTGAGGACTGGCAGGAGCAGGTGCGGTGCTCTGACGCTACCCAAAAGTATGTGGAACGGATCCACTATGTGGGGCAGAATGAGCCAGAGCTGTTGGTGGCCCATGCTTACACCCGCTACATGGGGGACCTCTCGGGGGGCCAGGTGCTTAGGAAGGTGGCCCAGCGTGTGCTGAAACTCCCTAGCACAGGGGAGGGGACCCAATTCTACCTGTTTGAGAATGTGGATAACGCGCAGCAGTTCAAGCAATTCTACAGGGCTAGGATGAATGCCCTGGACCTGAACCTGAAAACCAAAGAGAAGATCGTAGAGGAGGCCAACAAGGCCTTTGAGTACAACATGCAG ATATTCAATGAGCTGGACCAGGCTGGCTCCTTGCTGGCCAAAGAGACCCTGGAGGATGGACTACCCGTGCACAATGGGAAAGGAGATGTGCGTAAATGCCCCTATTACACTGCTGAACAAGACAAAG GTGCCCTGGAGGGTAGCAGCTGTCCCTTCCACACAGCCGTGGCTATGCTGAGCAAGCCCAGCCTACAGTTCATCCTGGCCGTtagtgtggccctggctgctggcctcTTGGCCTGGTACTACATGTGA
- the HMOX2 gene encoding heme oxygenase 2 isoform X1 — MSVELETSEGIDESEKKRSEAPERENHTRMADLSELLKEGTKEAHDRAENTQFVKDFLKGNIRKELFKLATTALYFTYSALEEEMDRNKDHPAFAPLYFPMELHRKEALTKDMEYFFGEDWQEQVRCSDATQKYVERIHYVGQNEPELLVAHAYTRYMGDLSGGQVLRKVAQRVLKLPSTGEGTQFYLFENVDNAQQFKQFYRARMNALDLNLKTKEKIVEEANKAFEYNMQIFNELDQAGSLLAKETLEDGLPVHNGKGDVRKCPYYTAEQDKGALEGSSCPFHTAVAMLSKPSLQFILAVSVALAAGLLAWYYM, encoded by the exons ATGTCAgtggaactggagacctcagaggGCATAGATGAATCAGAGAAAAAGCGCTCTGAGGCCCCAGAAAGAGAGAACCACACCAG GATGGCGGACCTCTCTGAGCTCCTGAAAGAAGGGACCAAGGAAGCTCATGACCGGGCAGAAAACACCCAGTTTGTCAAGGACTTCTTGAAAGGAAACATCAGGAAGGAGCTGTTTAAG CTGGCCACTACTGCACTTTACTTCACATACTCAGCCCTCGAGGAAGAAATGGACCGTAACAAGGACCATCCAGCCTTTGCCCCCTTGTACTTCCCCATGGAGCTGCACCGGAAGGAGGCACTGACCAAGGACATGGAATATTTCTTTGGTGAGGACTGGCAGGAGCAGGTGCGGTGCTCTGACGCTACCCAAAAGTATGTGGAACGGATCCACTATGTGGGGCAGAATGAGCCAGAGCTGTTGGTGGCCCATGCTTACACCCGCTACATGGGGGACCTCTCGGGGGGCCAGGTGCTTAGGAAGGTGGCCCAGCGTGTGCTGAAACTCCCTAGCACAGGGGAGGGGACCCAATTCTACCTGTTTGAGAATGTGGATAACGCGCAGCAGTTCAAGCAATTCTACAGGGCTAGGATGAATGCCCTGGACCTGAACCTGAAAACCAAAGAGAAGATCGTAGAGGAGGCCAACAAGGCCTTTGAGTACAACATGCAG ATATTCAATGAGCTGGACCAGGCTGGCTCCTTGCTGGCCAAAGAGACCCTGGAGGATGGACTACCCGTGCACAATGGGAAAGGAGATGTGCGTAAATGCCCCTATTACACTGCTGAACAAGACAAAG GTGCCCTGGAGGGTAGCAGCTGTCCCTTCCACACAGCCGTGGCTATGCTGAGCAAGCCCAGCCTACAGTTCATCCTGGCCGTtagtgtggccctggctgctggcctcTTGGCCTGGTACTACATGTGA